The genomic DNA GCTTGAACACGCCCCAGTCGCCGGACGTATCGCCGAGTTCGGCCTTCAGCGTCCCCTCCATCCACGCGCCCGCGGTGAGGCTCGCTGTGGTCCCGTCGCCGAACGCGGTGAACCAGCCGGAGGACCACGAGGCGAGGTCGTTGGCGATCCCCGAGTCGCGGATCTCCTTGAGGATGCGGGCGACCTGCAGGCTCTTGTCCGAGGCGACGTTGACCGCGCCGTTCGCGGTGAACGGCTGCCCGCCGATCTGTCGGAGCATCATCCGCCAGAGGCCGTCGTAGTCGTTCGACGGGAGGTTCAGGAGGTACTGACCGTCGGGGAGTTTCTGTCCCTCCTCGATGTACTGGTCCCAGGTTTCGACGGTGCTCACGTCGATGTCGTGCTCCTCCAGGACGCTGCGGCGGTAGAAGGTCACGACGGGGCCGATGTCCCACGGGAGCGCGTACGTGCCGCCGTCCTTCTCGAGCGGCCCCCACTTGCCCTCGACGAAGTCACCCTTGATTCCCGAGTCTTCGAGCCACCCCGAAATGTCGCGGAGTCCGCCCGTGTCCACCCAGGAAGCGGCGTCGACGCTCTCCATCATCGAGGCGGCCGGCGCGCCCGTCCCCGAGAGCAGCCGCGATTTGAACCGGTCTTTCAGGTCCGAGCGACCGATCTGGTTGATCGAGACGTCGCCGCCGTTGGCCTCCTCGTAGGGGTCGTCGATGAGGTCCATCGCCCGCGCGGCCACGTCCCAGCCCCAGACCTCTGCCGACCCCGCGAGCTGTGACTGCGGCGTCGACGTCGCGTCGCCGGAGTCGGTACTGCCACCGCTCGATTGCGTCGTGTCCGTCGGCTCGGGGTCACCCGTTCCGACACACCCGGCGAGTCCCGCGAGACCCGCGATTCCAGCACCTTTGAGAACAGTTCGCCGTCCGACCGAGCGTCCATCATTATTTGTCATATCGAGGCTCACGTTCAACATAGGAAATAATTAACTTAAATCTTTGGAATGATTGTATCTAAAACGACGTTAGAAGCCGTCTAGACGTGTTTTCGTTGAATAGTGGGTGAGTATTCATAACAAAATCGTTTATTCATAGTGAACAAATTCGGACTGTAGAAAAGTACCTCAACTGCGGTTAGAGACGTTCTAACGCAGCTTTAATCCCGATTTGGGCCTTTCCCGGAAATCGTCATCATTTATCACTATTTACAAAGATCGTTTGTCGATGCTGAACAGTATTTAAGTGATTCCGGAACGTACCTTCGGCCGTGACCGAGTATCCAGTCGGTGCGACCCGGACGTCCGGTCGCATCGTTCGCGCGCTGGAAGGTGGCAGAGAGGCCGGCGTCACCGAACTGGCCGACGAGTTGGACCTGTCGAAGGCGTCCGTGCACAACCACCTCGTGACGCTCGAACGGCTGGGTGTCGTCATCTCCGCCGACGGACGGTACCGCCTCGGTCTGCGGTTCCTCGACCTCGGGATGTCGGTCCGCGACGGAATGCCGCTGTACGAGGTGGCCCGGTCCGAACTCAGGGGACTCGCGGAATCGACCGGCGAATCGACGGCGCTGGTGGTAGCCGAGGACGGGCGGGCCGTCCACGCGGCGGTCGAGGACCCCGATCGGAACGGTCGGCGGGTCCGGCTCGGGGACCGTCTCCCGCTGCACGCGACGGCCGCGGGGAAGTTGATCCTCGCCTACCGGTCCCGAGAGGCCGTCGAAGAGTACGTCGAGGCGTACGGGCTGGACCGCCACACCGACCGGACGATCCGGTCTCGGGCCGATCTCCGGGACGAACTGCGGTCGATCACCGACCGCGGGTTGGCGTTCGATCGGGGCGAACTGGCCGAGGATATGCGGTCGGTGGCCGCACCGATCAGGCGCGAGGACCGGACGGAGGAGCTCGCGGGCGTGCTCGCCGTGCTCGGTCCCGCGGAGCGCCTCTCGGGAAAGCGCCTGGAGGAGGACCTCCCGGGACTGGTTCTCAGCGCGGCCAAGCGGATCGAACTCGACCTCGCCGAGTGACTTCGGCAGGTTCGTTTGGTATCGGTGAACGCGAGTGCGTTTCGCGAACTCGTTTTTCATAACTGAACGGGACGGCGAACCGAAGCGTCGTTCGTCGGGTCATTTATCAGCGTCTCACGAGAGCCCCGGGTATGAGCCGACAGCGGAACGCAGACCTCGATCGCCTGTTCGAGACCGGAATCGTCGGGATCCTCCGCGGAGTCCCGGCAGAGAAGACGATAGACGTCGCCGCGGCCCTCGCCGACGGCGGCGTCGACGTGATCGAAGTGACGGCCGACACGGACGGCGCGCTCAACACCATCGACCGCCTCTCTTCGGCCTTCGATCGCTCGGAGGTGCTCGTCGGCGCGGGGACCGTCCTCGACGGCGAGACCGCGGGCGCGGCGCTGCGGGCGGGCGCGGAGTTCGTGGTCACGCCCAGTTTCGACGCCGAAGTGGTGCGCACCTGCAACCGCTACGGGGCCGTGGTCGCGCCGGGTGTGATGACGCCGACGGAGGCGGTCGACGCGTACGAGGCGGGCGCGGACCTCCTGAAGGTCTTTCCCGCGTCGACGCTCGGCCCCGGGCACGTCGGCAGCCTGAAGGGACCGCTCGAACACCTCCCGCTGCTCCCGACCGGAGGGGTCTCGCTCGACAACGTCGAGGCGTTCGTCGAGGCGGGGGCCGACGGCGTCGGCGTGGGGAGCTCGCTCGTCGACAGCGAGGCCGTCGCAGCCGGCGACTACGGCGTCCTGACCGAACGCGCGGAGGCGTTCCGCGAG from Halobellus limi includes the following:
- a CDS encoding bifunctional 4-hydroxy-2-oxoglutarate aldolase/2-dehydro-3-deoxy-phosphogluconate aldolase translates to MSRQRNADLDRLFETGIVGILRGVPAEKTIDVAAALADGGVDVIEVTADTDGALNTIDRLSSAFDRSEVLVGAGTVLDGETAGAALRAGAEFVVTPSFDAEVVRTCNRYGAVVAPGVMTPTEAVDAYEAGADLLKVFPASTLGPGHVGSLKGPLEHLPLLPTGGVSLDNVEAFVEAGADGVGVGSSLVDSEAVAAGDYGVLTERAEAFRESVENARK
- a CDS encoding IclR family transcriptional regulator, with the translated sequence MTEYPVGATRTSGRIVRALEGGREAGVTELADELDLSKASVHNHLVTLERLGVVISADGRYRLGLRFLDLGMSVRDGMPLYEVARSELRGLAESTGESTALVVAEDGRAVHAAVEDPDRNGRRVRLGDRLPLHATAAGKLILAYRSREAVEEYVEAYGLDRHTDRTIRSRADLRDELRSITDRGLAFDRGELAEDMRSVAAPIRREDRTEELAGVLAVLGPAERLSGKRLEEDLPGLVLSAAKRIELDLAE
- a CDS encoding ABC transporter substrate-binding protein, encoding MTNNDGRSVGRRTVLKGAGIAGLAGLAGCVGTGDPEPTDTTQSSGGSTDSGDATSTPQSQLAGSAEVWGWDVAARAMDLIDDPYEEANGGDVSINQIGRSDLKDRFKSRLLSGTGAPAASMMESVDAASWVDTGGLRDISGWLEDSGIKGDFVEGKWGPLEKDGGTYALPWDIGPVVTFYRRSVLEEHDIDVSTVETWDQYIEEGQKLPDGQYLLNLPSNDYDGLWRMMLRQIGGQPFTANGAVNVASDKSLQVARILKEIRDSGIANDLASWSSGWFTAFGDGTTASLTAGAWMEGTLKAELGDTSGDWGVFKPPAVESGGSRATNWGGSNLTIPAQISDEKAKRAWDFMKYALGREESQLTMYREYGLFPALETTYESEAFDQPNEFLGGQEAGRIYAEIAPEIAPYRYTIDTPEVTQAINSHFRDMMAGDKTPKEAVDAAAQQVADRTDRDLA